In one window of Haloimpatiens sp. FM7315 DNA:
- a CDS encoding GNAT family N-acetyltransferase: MYFKKMVGKKCYLSTINIEDYEKYTKWVNDMEVAAGLVFASKLIDVHCEKSALERLSSSGYNFAIVDLEKDEVIGNCGFPSLDQVNRRGEVGIFIGNKDYWGKEYGKEALNLLLDFGFSILNLHSISLKVYSFNKQAIKCYKKVGFKEAGRLRDAKFISGCSYDEVFMDILDTEYKSPYINEIIQKKLGN; encoded by the coding sequence ATGTATTTTAAAAAAATGGTTGGTAAAAAGTGTTATTTATCTACGATTAACATTGAGGATTATGAAAAATACACTAAATGGGTAAATGATATGGAGGTAGCAGCAGGGCTTGTATTTGCGTCTAAGCTTATAGATGTTCATTGTGAAAAATCAGCTTTAGAAAGACTTAGTTCTTCTGGATATAATTTTGCCATTGTGGATTTAGAAAAGGATGAAGTTATTGGAAATTGTGGTTTTCCATCACTGGATCAAGTAAACAGAAGGGGAGAAGTTGGTATATTCATAGGTAATAAAGATTACTGGGGAAAGGAATATGGTAAAGAGGCCTTGAATTTATTGCTGGATTTTGGATTTAGCATTTTGAATTTGCACAGTATTTCATTAAAAGTGTATTCTTTCAATAAACAAGCAATAAAGTGCTACAAAAAAGTTGGTTTTAAAGAAGCTGGAAGACTTCGTGATGCAAAATTTATATCAGGATGTTCGTATGATGAAGTATTTATGGATATTTTAGATACGGAATATAAGTCTCCGTATATTAATGAAATAATTCAAAAGAAACTTGGAAATTAA
- a CDS encoding S66 peptidase family protein produces MDFKKLNMGDEIRVISPSRSMKIVSKDVREGAINNFSKMGLKVTFSKYVEECDEFFSSSIESRVQDIHEAFLDKNVKAVITTLGGYNSNQLLRYIDFEIIKNNPKIFCGYSDITALCLAIYKKTGLNTFYGPHFSSFGMKKGNEYTKKYFLKTLFNVEGEVNENKDFNIDIKPSEYWSDDPWYKNQEDREFIENKGYICINKGKAEGTLIGGNLCTMNLLQGTEYMPSLENSILFIEDDELVSPEIFDRDLQSTIHQPGFHGVKGIIIGRFQKATAMTEEKLVKIIKSKKELKGIPVMANVNFGHATPIATIPVGGWCSMDACSKEISIRLK; encoded by the coding sequence ATGGATTTTAAAAAGCTAAATATGGGAGATGAGATAAGAGTTATATCACCTTCTAGAAGTATGAAAATAGTATCTAAGGATGTAAGAGAAGGTGCAATTAATAATTTTTCAAAAATGGGACTTAAGGTGACTTTTTCAAAATATGTAGAGGAATGTGATGAATTTTTCTCTTCTAGCATAGAGTCAAGGGTTCAAGATATCCATGAGGCTTTTCTAGATAAGAATGTAAAAGCAGTAATAACAACTTTAGGCGGTTACAATTCAAATCAGCTATTAAGATATATAGATTTTGAAATAATAAAAAATAATCCTAAAATATTTTGTGGATATTCAGATATAACTGCTTTATGTCTTGCTATATATAAAAAAACAGGCTTAAATACCTTTTACGGACCTCATTTTTCATCTTTTGGCATGAAAAAAGGCAATGAATATACTAAAAAGTATTTTTTAAAGACGTTGTTTAATGTAGAAGGTGAAGTAAATGAGAATAAAGATTTTAATATAGATATAAAACCTTCGGAATATTGGAGCGATGATCCTTGGTATAAAAATCAGGAAGATAGAGAGTTTATAGAAAACAAGGGATATATTTGTATAAATAAAGGAAAAGCAGAAGGAACTTTAATTGGAGGCAATTTATGTACAATGAATCTTCTTCAGGGCACAGAGTATATGCCTTCTTTAGAAAATTCTATTTTATTTATTGAAGATGATGAACTTGTAAGTCCTGAAATTTTTGATAGAGATCTTCAATCTACAATACATCAGCCGGGTTTTCATGGAGTAAAGGGAATTATAATTGGTAGGTTTCAAAAGGCTACAGCAATGACTGAGGAAAAACTTGTTAAAATAATAAAATCAAAGAAAGAGTTAAAAGGTATACCAGTTATGGCCAATGTAAATTTTGGTCATGCAACTCCAATAGCTACTATCCCTGTAGGTGGATGGTGCAGTATGGATGCCTGTAGTAAGGAAATCTCTATAAGATTAAAGTAA
- a CDS encoding DUF5684 domain-containing protein, giving the protein MGNYFDLLGNDYSNFIQIMAIISYFFQAFSFYKLAEKAKVKNSWLSFIPFLQFIIFFHIIDKSALNILLYFLAIIPLIGAIILIVLNIIWKVDFYKRFKTDTIFIVLCIIIPFFEWVYLIYMALSANVRYQGENRFGENAF; this is encoded by the coding sequence ATGGGAAACTACTTTGATTTACTTGGCAATGATTATTCTAACTTTATACAGATTATGGCAATTATTAGCTATTTTTTTCAAGCTTTCTCCTTTTACAAATTAGCTGAAAAGGCAAAGGTTAAAAATTCTTGGCTTTCATTTATACCATTTTTACAGTTTATAATTTTCTTTCACATTATAGATAAAAGTGCACTTAATATATTGCTATATTTTTTAGCTATTATACCTTTAATTGGAGCTATCATTTTAATTGTTTTAAATATCATATGGAAGGTTGATTTCTATAAGAGATTTAAAACAGATACAATATTCATAGTTCTTTGTATAATAATTCCTTTCTTTGAATGGGTATATTTAATTTATATGGCACTTTCAGCAAATGTTAGATACCAAGGTGAAAATAGATTTGGTGAGAATGCTTTCTAA